From Lytechinus pictus isolate F3 Inbred chromosome 6, Lp3.0, whole genome shotgun sequence, the proteins below share one genomic window:
- the LOC135154572 gene encoding uncharacterized protein LOC135154572 codes for MLTKMATNDKDVRLQVPFCPLCLESFNKATLLNCGHTFCMNCLEVYDDKNRHLDHMVCPVCKECTNLGAERVAELAPNYLARNLEEDLHLLTETLSPNVCLEHGRIFRDIFCEDCQEFVCLYCFMDCHQGQAINKKEELDREFEDRERALVRQSDTRKSQMEKAINSTEQHNNKISSHLNALESQIRDQFEQKRAILLKNETLLLETVNEHRSALNKACDYWVDHNKRLIDKINSSLSVIRRKATRFVDLTTLEAHNLLCGNLENLLAESVEGTYSSDVGQEIRRIHFCPADDKLLELGHLVFREVSYSASKVHAENQCSEENDSTSSKECNQEDESSTSTVIEAEAPAECSIESRGNAIANGESSDAQAVVLPLPAQIMRTYTLSIARKIDLAGYMRGIAALSPDSVVVCYGLNRNGADRFSVSGEKKQYLKGKVGQVWDIAFLGDGRSVVSHGAQACKVYDVNNTFTGLQYTRKEGNNYFSLCSDRNGKIYAVNNNPEIYIFEGTTANPQQIVSTGNIKPEHICITRSGWMITTTCCITPSRINLYDRQGHVGISLTASDNHEYLYAAVDSEERVLVARVRERSTAFKLALYRIQETRLVEEKAFAPIKLPRQIKCKWCYMVSLTPNMLAFATLDHHLYFIELLM; via the coding sequence ATGCTAACTAAAATGGCCACCAACGACAAAGACGTCCGACTTCAGGTACCTTTTTGTCCACTCTGTCTCGAAAGTTTCAACAAGGCAACCCTCCTCAACTGTGGCCATACATTCTGCATGAACTGCTTGGAGGTGTACGATGACAAGAATCGCCATCTTGACCACATGGTATGTCCTGTATGCAAGGAGTGTACTAATCTTGGGGCCGAGCGGGTTGCAGAACTCGCTCCTAACTACCTGGCCAGGAATCTGGAGGAAGATTTGCACTTGTTGACAGAGACTCTCTCGCCGAACGTTTGCTTAGAACACGGTAGGATTTTCAGGGATATCTTCTGTGAAGATTGTCAGGAATTTGTTTGCCTCTATTGCTTCATGGACTGCCATCAGGGACAAGCCATCAACAAGAAAGAGGAgttagatagagaatttgaagACAGGGAAAGGGCTCTTGTTCGTCAAAGCGATACCAGGAAGTCCCAGATGGAAAAGGCCATCAATAGTACTGAGCaacacaacaacaaaatatcTTCTCATCTGAACGCTTTGGAATCACAGATTAGGGACCAGTTTGAACAAAAGAGAGCCATACTCCTGAAGAATGAAACATTGCTCTTGGAAACTGTAAATGAACATAGATCAGCATTAAACAAGGCATGTGATTACTGGGTTGATCACAACAAGCGGCTAATAGACAAGATAAACAGCTCGTTGTCGGTGATACGACGTAAAGCGACTCGCTTTGTTGATTTAACCACCCTTGAAGCCCATAACCTACTTTGTGGTAACCTAGAGAACCTACTAGCAGAAAGTGTTGAAGGAACATATTCGAGTGATGTTGGTCAAGAGATCAGGAGAATACATTTTTGTCCAGCAGATGACAAACTTCTCGAGCTTGGTCATCTGGTTTTCAGGGAAGTCAGTTACTCAGCTAGTAAGGTCCACGCTGAAAATCAGTGTAGTGAAGAAAACGATAGTACCTCCTCAAAAGAATGTAATCAAGAAGATGAAAGTAGCACCTCAACTGTTATTGAAGCTGAAGCTCCTGCAGAATGTAGCATCGAAAGTCGCGGCAATGCCATCGCTAACGGGGAATCAAGTGATGCCCAAGCGGTTGTACTGCCCTTACCAGCCCAGATAATGAGAACCTACACACTGAGTATTGCAAGAAAGATAGATTTAGCAGGGTACATGCGAGGCATTGCTGCCCTTTCCCCTGATTCTGTCGTGGTCTGTTATGGATTGAACCGAAACGGTGCAGATCGTTTTTcggtgtctggagaaaagaaACAATATTTGAAGGGTAAAGTCGGGCAGGTCTGGGATATTGCCTTCTTAGGCGATGGGAGGTCCGTCGTTTCGCATGGTGCTCAAGCTTGTAAGGTGTACGACGTCAACAATACATTCACCGGTCTTCAATATACCCGCAAGGAAGGCAATAACTACTTCAGCTTATGCAGTGACCGCAACGGGAAGATCTACGCAGTCAATAACAATCCGGAGATCTACATCTTCGAAGGCACAACTGCTAACCCTCAGCAAATCGTGTCGACGGGGAACATTAAGCCAGAACACATCTGTATCACCAGATCAGGGTGGATGATCACTACCACGTGTTGCATCACACCAAGTCGGATCAACCTCTACGATAGGCAAGGCCATGTTGGTATCTCGCTTACTGCAAGTGATAACCATGAATATCTGTATGCTGCAGTGGATAGCGAGGAGAGGGTACTGGTGGCGAGAGTTCGTGAGAGATCGACCGCGTTCAAGCTGGCGCTGTACAGAATCCAAGAAACAAGACTCGTAGAGGAAAAGGCGTTTGCTCCAATCAAACTCCCGCgacaaatcaaatgcaaatggTGTTACATGGTAAGTCTCACACCAAACATGCTCGCGTTTGCCACGTTGGATCATCACTTGTATTTTATTGAGCTTCTGATGTAG